The Halobacterium sp. CBA1132 genome has a segment encoding these proteins:
- the aroC gene encoding chorismate synthase — MNGNRFGRLFQVTTYGESHGKGMGVVVSGCPAGLELDEETIQRELDRRKPGQSMITTSRGEPDEVTINSGIQDGYTTGTPIGMTIQNKDAESGKYEPFVTAPRPSHGDFTYSAKFGTRNWGGGGRSSARETVNWVAAGAIAKEILEQEGVQVKAHVNQIGDVEAPEVSFEEMLEHTEDNDVRCAHPETAAEMQELIEDYQERGDSIGGSIYFEIRGVPRGLGAPRFDSVSARLGQAMLSVPATTAFEFGLGRDARTYAGKERNDDWEFDNEGEPVPVENDHGGLQGGITTGEPIYGEVTLHAPTSIPKKQQTVDWETGEQKEAQVVGRHDPVLPPRGVPVVEAMLNVTILDFMLLGGRINPDRLDGQPGEYDTDYHPSSPRNE, encoded by the coding sequence ATGAACGGTAATCGCTTCGGGCGACTGTTCCAGGTGACGACGTACGGCGAGAGCCACGGCAAGGGGATGGGCGTCGTGGTTTCGGGGTGTCCCGCGGGACTGGAACTCGACGAGGAGACGATTCAGCGCGAGCTCGACCGCCGGAAGCCCGGCCAGTCGATGATTACGACGTCGCGGGGCGAACCCGACGAGGTGACCATCAACTCCGGGATTCAGGACGGCTACACGACGGGCACGCCCATCGGCATGACCATCCAGAACAAGGACGCCGAGTCCGGGAAGTACGAGCCGTTCGTCACGGCGCCGCGGCCCTCCCACGGCGACTTCACGTACTCCGCGAAGTTCGGCACGCGTAACTGGGGCGGCGGCGGGCGTTCCTCGGCCCGCGAGACGGTGAACTGGGTCGCGGCGGGCGCGATTGCGAAGGAGATTCTGGAGCAGGAGGGCGTACAGGTGAAAGCCCACGTCAACCAGATCGGGGACGTCGAGGCGCCCGAGGTGTCCTTCGAGGAGATGCTCGAACACACCGAGGACAACGACGTGCGCTGCGCGCACCCGGAGACGGCCGCGGAGATGCAGGAACTCATCGAGGACTACCAGGAGCGCGGCGACTCGATTGGCGGCTCGATTTACTTCGAAATTCGGGGCGTGCCGCGCGGGCTGGGCGCGCCGCGCTTCGACTCCGTGTCGGCGCGTCTCGGACAGGCGATGCTGTCCGTCCCGGCGACCACGGCGTTCGAGTTCGGACTGGGTCGCGACGCGCGAACGTACGCCGGGAAGGAGCGCAACGACGACTGGGAATTTGATAACGAGGGGGAACCAGTGCCGGTGGAGAACGACCACGGCGGCCTGCAGGGCGGCATCACCACTGGAGAGCCGATTTACGGCGAGGTGACGCTGCACGCGCCCACGTCGATTCCGAAGAAACAGCAGACGGTCGACTGGGAGACGGGCGAACAGAAGGAGGCGCAGGTCGTCGGCCGCCACGACCCGGTGCTGCCGCCCCGGGGCGTCCCCGTCGTCGAAGCGATGCTGAACGTCACCATCCTCGACTTCATGCTGCTCGGCGGGCGCATCAACCCGGACCGCCTCGACGGCCAGCCTGGCGAGTACGACACCGACTACCACCCGAGCAGCCCGCGCAACGAGTAG
- a CDS encoding PAS domain-containing protein, with protein sequence MGEQMYVVFVSAHQRSRAAAKRALPEHAPLTVTALPTAAATLDALSEGNVDCVAVEHAADGTDGLRLLRLVRDTDPAVPVVVYEAAGAGSIASDAISLNVTGYVRDGDEDDPWSALAGTCHDAAATYRAEQDVAMLNDLARNVYERITDGFFALDRDWRFTYLNDAAEEILEVEADDVVGENIWDAFPAAVGTDFYTEYHRAMAAQEPVTFRERFEPLEHTFEVRAFPSEDGLSVHFRTVVDDGGAQRADHLLELTSVLSSDLLESIDVLRADLEAARAGDDGDAALEDAMASLDRMESLVNHAIRLASERPTPQQSDDE encoded by the coding sequence ATGGGCGAACAGATGTACGTGGTGTTCGTCAGCGCGCACCAGCGGTCGCGCGCGGCGGCAAAGCGCGCGCTCCCCGAGCACGCGCCGCTGACAGTGACCGCGCTCCCGACCGCGGCCGCCACGCTCGACGCGCTCTCCGAGGGGAACGTCGACTGCGTCGCCGTCGAACACGCCGCCGACGGCACCGACGGCTTGCGGCTTCTGCGACTGGTTCGTGACACCGACCCCGCGGTCCCGGTCGTCGTCTACGAGGCTGCCGGCGCCGGGTCGATAGCCAGCGACGCCATCTCCCTGAACGTCACCGGCTACGTCCGCGACGGCGACGAGGACGACCCGTGGAGCGCGCTGGCCGGGACGTGCCACGACGCCGCGGCGACGTACCGCGCCGAGCAGGACGTCGCGATGCTGAACGACCTCGCGCGGAACGTCTACGAGCGCATCACGGACGGCTTCTTCGCGCTCGACCGCGACTGGCGGTTCACGTACCTGAACGACGCCGCCGAGGAGATCCTGGAGGTCGAGGCCGACGACGTCGTCGGGGAGAACATCTGGGACGCCTTCCCCGCGGCGGTCGGCACGGACTTCTACACGGAGTACCACCGCGCGATGGCCGCCCAAGAGCCCGTGACGTTCCGCGAGCGCTTCGAGCCACTTGAACACACCTTCGAAGTGCGGGCGTTCCCCTCCGAGGACGGTCTCTCCGTGCACTTCCGAACCGTCGTCGACGACGGGGGCGCCCAGCGAGCCGACCACCTCCTCGAACTGACGAGCGTGCTCTCCTCGGACTTACTGGAGTCCATCGACGTGCTCCGCGCGGACTTGGAGGCGGCACGCGCGGGCGACGACGGGGATGCGGCGCTGGAGGATGCGATGGCGTCGTTGGACCGAATGGAGTCGCTGGTGAACCACGCGATTCGCCTCGCCAGCGAGCGCCCGACGCCACAGCAGTCAGACGACGAGTGA
- a CDS encoding cyclic nucleotide-binding/CBS domain-containing protein translates to MAQLALRDVLSREFVGVSESDELLDAVELMRAENTNSAVVLRGTDPVGVVTAESVMDALLDGHDPDGVTAADVMDGPPESLSLDASVADAADLMGRTGDPRVLVADDDGVHGVVEARDVAPTVEKQLRGAPGAPSGRPTGNEQAHSESSYAEQGVCESCGGLAHELVDVNGQLLCPECQPV, encoded by the coding sequence ATGGCACAGTTAGCGCTCAGGGACGTGCTCTCCCGGGAGTTCGTCGGCGTCAGCGAATCCGACGAACTCCTCGACGCGGTGGAACTGATGCGGGCCGAGAACACCAACAGCGCGGTCGTCCTCCGCGGCACCGACCCGGTCGGCGTCGTCACCGCCGAGTCCGTGATGGACGCGCTGCTGGACGGTCATGACCCGGATGGCGTCACCGCCGCGGACGTGATGGACGGCCCGCCGGAGTCGCTGTCTCTGGACGCCTCCGTCGCCGACGCCGCCGACTTGATGGGGCGGACCGGCGACCCGCGTGTGCTGGTCGCGGACGACGACGGCGTCCACGGCGTCGTGGAAGCGCGCGACGTCGCACCCACCGTCGAGAAGCAACTCCGCGGCGCGCCCGGAGCGCCCTCGGGCCGGCCAACCGGCAACGAGCAAGCCCACTCCGAGAGCAGCTACGCCGAACAGGGCGTCTGTGAGAGCTGTGGCGGGCTCGCGCACGAACTCGTGGACGTCAACGGCCAACTGCTCTGCCCGGAGTGCCAGCCCGTCTGA
- the aroA gene encoding 3-phosphoshikimate 1-carboxyvinyltransferase, translated as MDVTVGTSRVAGTARAPPSKSYTHRALLAAGYASGALVRNPLVSADTRATARAVDHFGGDAERVQTDWEITGFRGAPDVPADVIDCANSGTTMRLVTGAAALADGATVLTGDASLRSRPHGPLLDAVADLGGAARSTRRNGQAPLIVDGPMTGGRVQMPGDVSSQFVTSLLMAGALTDDGVEIELTTELKSAPYVDITLDVLDSFGVDAAETDFGYRVPGGQSYEPSDGEYAVPGDFSSASYLLAAGALAGGDEVVVEGAHPSAQGDAAIVDVLREMGADIEWRKDAGEIVVGESSLDGITVGVADTPDLLPTIAVLGAVADGTTRITDAEHVRYKETDRVAAMAEELAKLGVSVEEERDELVVHGGDSDLEGARVDGRGDHRIVMSLAVAALVADGETTIAGGEHVDVSFPDFFDALAGLGADVDR; from the coding sequence ATGGACGTCACTGTCGGAACTTCGCGGGTCGCGGGTACCGCTCGCGCCCCGCCGTCGAAGAGCTACACGCACCGCGCGCTGCTGGCGGCGGGGTACGCGTCGGGCGCACTGGTCCGGAATCCGCTCGTGAGCGCGGACACGCGGGCGACCGCTCGCGCCGTCGACCACTTCGGCGGGGACGCCGAGCGCGTGCAGACCGACTGGGAGATTACGGGATTCCGGGGCGCTCCCGACGTGCCCGCGGACGTCATCGACTGCGCGAACTCGGGGACGACGATGCGGCTGGTGACGGGCGCGGCGGCGCTCGCGGACGGCGCGACGGTGTTGACCGGGGACGCGTCGCTGCGCTCGCGGCCGCACGGCCCGCTACTCGATGCTGTTGCTGACCTCGGCGGCGCGGCCCGGTCGACGCGCAGGAACGGGCAGGCGCCGCTCATCGTGGACGGCCCGATGACGGGCGGACGTGTGCAGATGCCGGGGGATGTCTCCTCGCAGTTCGTCACGTCGCTGCTGATGGCTGGCGCGCTCACCGACGACGGCGTGGAAATCGAGTTGACGACCGAGCTGAAGTCCGCGCCGTACGTCGACATCACGCTGGACGTGCTGGATTCGTTCGGCGTCGACGCCGCGGAGACCGACTTCGGCTACCGCGTGCCCGGCGGGCAGAGCTACGAACCGAGCGACGGCGAGTACGCGGTTCCGGGGGACTTCTCGTCGGCGTCGTACCTGCTGGCGGCGGGCGCGCTCGCGGGCGGCGACGAGGTCGTCGTGGAGGGCGCGCACCCGAGCGCGCAGGGCGACGCGGCAATCGTCGACGTGCTCCGGGAGATGGGCGCGGACATCGAGTGGCGGAAGGACGCTGGTGAAATCGTCGTCGGCGAGTCCTCGCTGGACGGTATCACGGTCGGCGTCGCCGACACCCCGGACCTCCTGCCGACGATTGCGGTTTTGGGGGCGGTAGCGGACGGCACGACGCGGATTACGGACGCCGAGCACGTCCGCTACAAGGAGACCGACCGCGTGGCGGCGATGGCCGAAGAACTCGCGAAACTCGGGGTGTCCGTCGAGGAGGAACGCGACGAACTCGTCGTCCACGGCGGCGACAGCGACCTCGAAGGAGCGCGCGTGGACGGCCGCGGCGACCACCGCATCGTGATGTCGCTGGCGGTCGCCGCGCTCGTCGCGGACGGCGAGACGACCATCGCGGGCGGCGAGCACGTCGACGTCTCGTTCCCCGACTTCTTCGACGCACTCGCGGGCCTCGGCGCCGACGTCGACCGCTGA
- a CDS encoding Xaa-Pro peptidase family protein: protein MDPDFSRLDEFLDERGLDGYAFHDDDSNSDLYYTTGFSAPDPFFAVYTPEATGILTGPLEYGRAKSESRADVVARLSEYGFDEKRAEHGAETAYALAAVEFLGDVGCESLAVQRRFPVAVADELRAEGVSVDPDDDGVVSEIRATKTDEEVEHVRAAQKANEAAMARAEELIRGAEANDDGELVFDGDVLTSEYVKREIEIELLRHGCALDETIVACGRDAADPHNRGSGPLEAGEFVVVDIFPRDKDSKYHADMTRTFLNGDASDSQQEWYDVTHEAMEAALDVLEPGATGEDVNQAVVDVYDDHGFPTIYTEPETETGFIHSTGHGVGLDVHEEPALSVGGPELRPGHVVTIEPGLYDPDVGGVRIEDIVVVTEDGYENLTEYEISLAD from the coding sequence ATGGACCCCGACTTCTCGCGGCTCGACGAGTTCCTCGACGAGCGAGGGCTGGACGGGTACGCGTTCCACGACGACGACTCGAATAGCGACCTCTACTACACGACCGGGTTCTCCGCGCCGGACCCGTTCTTCGCCGTCTACACGCCCGAAGCGACCGGCATCCTCACGGGTCCGCTGGAGTACGGGCGCGCGAAATCCGAGAGCCGCGCGGACGTCGTGGCCCGGCTCTCGGAGTACGGCTTCGACGAGAAGCGCGCGGAACACGGCGCCGAGACGGCGTACGCGCTGGCCGCCGTGGAGTTCCTCGGCGACGTCGGCTGTGAGTCGCTCGCCGTTCAGCGCCGGTTCCCGGTGGCCGTCGCGGACGAACTCCGGGCGGAGGGCGTCAGCGTCGACCCCGACGACGACGGCGTCGTCTCCGAGATTCGCGCGACGAAGACCGACGAGGAAGTCGAGCACGTGCGGGCCGCCCAGAAGGCCAACGAGGCGGCGATGGCGCGCGCCGAGGAACTGATTCGGGGCGCCGAGGCGAACGACGACGGCGAACTCGTCTTCGACGGGGACGTACTCACGAGCGAGTACGTCAAGCGGGAGATCGAAATCGAACTGCTGCGCCACGGCTGTGCGCTCGACGAGACCATCGTGGCGTGCGGGCGGGACGCCGCCGACCCCCACAACCGCGGGAGCGGGCCGCTGGAAGCCGGCGAGTTCGTCGTCGTCGACATCTTCCCGCGGGACAAGGACTCGAAGTACCACGCGGACATGACGCGGACGTTCCTCAACGGCGACGCCAGCGACAGCCAACAGGAGTGGTACGACGTCACCCACGAGGCAATGGAGGCCGCGCTCGACGTTCTCGAACCGGGCGCGACCGGTGAGGACGTCAATCAGGCCGTCGTCGACGTCTACGACGACCACGGCTTCCCCACCATCTACACCGAGCCGGAGACCGAGACCGGGTTCATCCACTCGACGGGGCACGGCGTCGGCCTCGATGTCCACGAGGAACCGGCGCTCTCCGTGGGCGGCCCGGAACTCCGGCCCGGCCACGTCGTCACCATCGAACCCGGTCTCTACGATCCCGACGTCGGCGGCGTCCGCATCGAGGACATCGTCGTCGTCACCGAGGACGGGTACGAGAACCTCACGGAGTACGAGATTTCGCTCGCGGACTGA
- a CDS encoding DUF2064 domain-containing protein has protein sequence MTVVAVTVDPPREGLVLPELAATSPLSEREAASLYEAMAADAFHAAADSGGDLLVNYRPDDEIPDEHVPEGADAEREVRELVEDVLDEEQLEEARVEVQVGSSKHARVGNTVTHLLDREGVASVSVLEPDTPLVARKHVDSAALKLRRNPVVVGPSREGSLYFAGFREPIDFEGAWSPPEIENVTARAVDAGHDVDFLHEHTRVRTGSDLVSVVAEIRARRAAGRVVPAFTTAYVEDLGLRVEEADDDRVLVRE, from the coding sequence ATGACTGTCGTCGCCGTCACGGTGGACCCGCCGCGGGAAGGACTCGTCCTGCCGGAATTGGCAGCCACGTCGCCGCTCTCCGAGCGCGAGGCCGCATCGCTGTACGAGGCGATGGCCGCCGACGCGTTCCACGCGGCCGCCGACAGCGGCGGCGACCTGCTCGTGAACTACCGCCCGGACGACGAGATTCCCGACGAGCACGTGCCCGAGGGCGCCGACGCGGAACGGGAAGTCCGCGAACTCGTCGAAGACGTCCTCGATGAAGAACAACTGGAGGAGGCGCGCGTCGAAGTGCAGGTCGGGTCCTCGAAGCACGCCCGCGTCGGGAACACGGTCACGCACTTGCTCGACCGCGAGGGCGTGGCGTCGGTCTCTGTTCTCGAACCCGACACGCCGCTGGTCGCGCGCAAGCACGTCGACAGCGCGGCGCTGAAACTCCGCCGGAATCCCGTCGTCGTCGGGCCGTCCCGGGAGGGCAGCCTCTACTTCGCTGGCTTCCGCGAGCCGATAGACTTCGAGGGCGCGTGGAGTCCGCCCGAAATCGAGAACGTGACCGCGCGCGCCGTCGACGCCGGCCACGACGTCGACTTCCTCCACGAACACACTCGCGTACGCACCGGCAGCGATCTCGTCTCGGTCGTCGCGGAGATTCGCGCGCGCCGTGCCGCCGGCCGCGTCGTCCCCGCGTTCACGACTGCGTACGTCGAAGACCTCGGTCTCCGCGTCGAGGAAGCAGACGACGACCGCGTGCTCGTCCGCGAGTAA
- a CDS encoding HalX domain-containing protein — protein sequence MPERATVLIVEDERELADLFADWLTDSYDVRTAYSAADALDELDEETDVVLLDRRLPERSGDDVLQTIRDRGLDCQVAMVTAVDPDFDTLELGFDAYVVKPVERDELEPLVKRLLARSLYNEEVQRYFALASRRATIETTKTDAELANDDRYQQLCADIAELRSNLDQRITDLDDDDFLAVFHDLQTRE from the coding sequence ATGCCTGAACGGGCGACGGTCCTCATCGTCGAGGACGAGCGCGAACTCGCAGACCTCTTCGCCGACTGGCTGACCGACAGCTACGACGTACGGACGGCGTACAGCGCTGCGGACGCGCTCGACGAACTCGACGAGGAGACGGACGTCGTGTTGCTGGACCGTCGGCTCCCCGAACGCTCCGGCGACGACGTCCTCCAGACCATCCGCGACCGCGGCCTCGACTGTCAGGTCGCGATGGTGACCGCCGTCGATCCGGACTTCGACACGCTGGAACTCGGCTTCGACGCGTACGTCGTCAAGCCCGTCGAGCGCGACGAACTCGAACCGCTCGTCAAGCGGTTGCTCGCTCGCTCGCTGTACAACGAGGAGGTCCAGCGGTACTTCGCGCTCGCGTCCAGACGGGCGACCATCGAGACGACGAAGACGGACGCCGAACTCGCGAACGACGACCGCTACCAGCAGCTCTGTGCGGACATCGCCGAACTGCGCTCGAACCTCGACCAGCGCATCACCGACCTCGACGACGACGACTTCCTCGCGGTGTTCCACGACCTCCAGACCCGCGAGTGA
- a CDS encoding phosphoglycerate kinase, which produces MAIRTLDDLDATDTAVGVRVDINSPLAEDGTLADDARLRAHVDTLDELLDRGARVAILAHQGRPGGDEFARLNTHADRLDELLDNPVSYCDATFSAEARDAVDALDSGSAVLLENTRFYSEEYMEFAPERAAETFLVSRLAPVLDAYVNDAFAAAHRSQPSLVGFPELLPSYAGRVMESELDVLGSIEETPTPRTYVVGGAKVPDSVTVIEHALANGLAEDVLVTGVVANVFLAAANVDIGSASTEFVKDNGYETEIERAGALLRAYGNTIRLPTDVAVERDGERVELAVANLPPGENEPLQDVGSATVDAYAAVLEDTGTAVLNGPAGVFEEETFEDGTRGIFEAATKADFTIVGGGDTAAAIRKFGLSGFEHVSTGGGAALRLLTAEPLPAVEALR; this is translated from the coding sequence ATGGCGATACGGACCCTCGACGACCTCGACGCGACGGACACCGCGGTCGGGGTGCGGGTCGATATCAACAGCCCGCTGGCCGAGGACGGAACGCTCGCCGACGACGCTCGCCTGCGAGCGCACGTAGACACGCTCGACGAACTGCTCGACCGCGGCGCGCGCGTCGCGATTCTCGCCCACCAAGGCCGACCGGGCGGCGACGAGTTCGCGCGCCTCAACACGCACGCCGACCGCCTGGACGAACTCCTCGACAACCCGGTCTCGTACTGCGACGCGACGTTCTCCGCGGAGGCCCGGGACGCCGTCGACGCCCTCGACTCGGGGTCGGCGGTCCTGTTGGAGAACACGCGCTTCTACAGCGAGGAGTACATGGAGTTCGCGCCCGAGCGCGCCGCGGAGACGTTCCTCGTCTCCCGGCTCGCCCCGGTCTTGGACGCGTACGTCAACGACGCGTTCGCGGCCGCGCACCGCTCACAGCCGTCGCTGGTCGGGTTCCCCGAACTGCTTCCGTCGTACGCGGGCCGCGTGATGGAGTCCGAACTGGACGTGCTGGGCTCCATCGAGGAGACGCCGACGCCGCGGACGTACGTCGTCGGCGGCGCGAAAGTCCCGGACTCCGTGACGGTCATCGAGCACGCGCTCGCAAACGGACTCGCCGAGGACGTGCTCGTGACCGGCGTGGTGGCGAACGTCTTCCTCGCGGCGGCAAACGTGGACATCGGGAGCGCGAGCACGGAGTTCGTCAAGGACAACGGCTACGAGACCGAAATCGAACGGGCGGGCGCGCTCCTCCGCGCGTACGGCAACACGATTCGCTTGCCGACGGACGTCGCCGTCGAGCGTGACGGCGAGCGCGTCGAACTCGCGGTCGCGAACCTCCCACCGGGAGAGAACGAGCCGCTCCAAGACGTCGGTAGCGCCACCGTCGACGCGTACGCTGCGGTTCTCGAAGACACCGGGACGGCGGTGCTGAACGGGCCGGCGGGCGTCTTCGAGGAGGAGACGTTCGAGGACGGCACGCGCGGCATCTTCGAGGCCGCGACGAAGGCCGACTTCACCATCGTCGGCGGCGGCGACACGGCCGCGGCCATCCGGAAGTTCGGGCTCTCCGGGTTCGAGCACGTGAGTACTGGCGGTGGCGCTGCGCTCCGACTGCTCACGGCCGAGCCGCTGCCCGCCGTGGAGGCGCTCCGATGA
- a CDS encoding uracil-DNA glycosylase family protein, giving the protein MDAHQDGPQNPYGMDEDCRNCPGLCDVRERVIHGYGDVGADFVFVGEAPSEGAEATGVPFTGDDAGERFQHILGSVGLNYSLPSSDEPELDNAYLTYLARCRHPDRAPSDEEVVTCEPYLNADIRIINPEVLVPVGQRALTELGKEYTTTPADDLDVEKHHATSIRGRGFELAPMVHPADQTDEQVDEYVDFFLDLLDTDYRQTKGRRGR; this is encoded by the coding sequence ATGGACGCTCATCAGGACGGCCCGCAGAACCCCTACGGGATGGACGAGGACTGCCGGAACTGTCCCGGGCTCTGTGACGTCCGCGAGCGCGTCATCCACGGCTACGGCGACGTCGGCGCGGACTTCGTGTTCGTCGGCGAGGCCCCCAGCGAGGGCGCCGAGGCGACGGGGGTGCCGTTCACGGGCGACGACGCGGGCGAGCGCTTCCAGCACATCCTCGGGAGCGTCGGCCTGAACTACTCGCTGCCGTCCAGCGACGAGCCCGAGCTGGACAACGCCTACCTGACGTACCTCGCGCGCTGCCGCCACCCCGACCGCGCGCCCAGCGACGAGGAGGTCGTGACCTGCGAGCCGTACCTGAACGCCGACATCCGCATCATCAACCCCGAGGTGCTCGTTCCAGTCGGCCAGCGCGCGCTCACGGAACTCGGGAAGGAGTACACGACGACGCCCGCCGACGACCTCGACGTCGAGAAGCACCACGCGACGTCGATTCGCGGGCGCGGGTTCGAACTCGCACCGATGGTCCACCCCGCCGACCAGACCGACGAGCAGGTCGACGAGTACGTCGACTTCTTCCTCGACTTGCTGGACACGGACTACCGGCAGACGAAGGGCCGGCGCGGTCGCTGA
- the udk gene encoding uridine kinase, translating into MTIPSFAIGIAGGTGAGKTTVAREITDNVEEAATLIPLDNYYKDLSHMDFEERESVNYDHPSAFEWDLLREHLDALLSGQSVEMPQYDFTEHLRKDERVTVEPTDVIVLEGILALYDENVNDMLDLHIYVETDADVRILRRIERDVVDRGRDLEGVMDQYLSTVKPMHEQFIEPTKKDADIIIPEGANAVAVNLLEEKVQAESSEMAAWAVRGDEERYEREFSDDGASDDEISDELRDELDAGAAENNE; encoded by the coding sequence ATGACCATCCCGTCGTTCGCTATCGGCATTGCCGGGGGGACAGGCGCCGGCAAGACGACGGTAGCCCGCGAGATTACGGACAACGTCGAGGAAGCGGCCACCCTCATCCCGCTGGACAACTACTACAAGGACCTCAGCCACATGGACTTCGAGGAGCGCGAGAGCGTCAACTACGACCACCCCTCGGCGTTCGAGTGGGACCTCCTCCGCGAACACCTCGACGCGCTGCTGTCCGGGCAGTCCGTCGAGATGCCCCAGTACGACTTCACCGAACACCTCCGCAAAGACGAACGTGTCACCGTCGAACCCACCGACGTCATCGTGCTCGAGGGGATTCTGGCGCTCTACGACGAGAACGTCAACGACATGCTCGACCTCCACATCTACGTCGAGACGGATGCCGACGTCCGCATCCTCCGCCGCATCGAACGCGACGTCGTCGACCGCGGCCGCGACCTCGAAGGTGTGATGGACCAGTACCTCTCGACGGTCAAGCCGATGCACGAGCAGTTCATCGAACCCACGAAGAAAGACGCCGACATCATCATCCCGGAGGGCGCGAACGCGGTCGCTGTCAACCTCCTCGAAGAGAAAGTGCAGGCCGAGAGCTCGGAGATGGCGGCGTGGGCGGTGCGCGGCGACGAGGAGCGCTACGAGCGCGAATTCAGCGACGACGGAGCCAGCGACGACGAAATCAGTGACGAGTTACGGGACGAACTCGACGCGGGCGCGGCGGAGAACAACGAGTAA
- a CDS encoding DUF5785 family protein: MAEMEDPSGRDWVHDPDGEKGSEGGRNYDMAVLSKMTDEHDDFPLEKSAFVEEFGDWPVRINHEKVLSVAEIFEHVEEDEFETKVGFHKAVGDGLRRANIWDYHPPNR; the protein is encoded by the coding sequence ATGGCAGAGATGGAAGACCCCTCGGGCCGGGACTGGGTCCACGACCCCGACGGCGAGAAAGGCAGCGAGGGCGGCCGCAACTACGACATGGCGGTCCTCTCGAAGATGACCGACGAGCACGACGACTTCCCGCTGGAGAAATCGGCGTTCGTCGAGGAGTTCGGCGACTGGCCGGTCCGAATCAACCACGAGAAGGTGCTCTCCGTGGCGGAAATCTTCGAACACGTCGAGGAGGACGAGTTCGAGACGAAGGTTGGCTTCCACAAGGCGGTCGGAGACGGCCTGCGGCGCGCGAACATCTGGGACTACCACCCGCCGAACCGATAG
- a CDS encoding orc1/cdc6 family replication initiation protein, with product MKTPFRDRVELFTNKDVLKDHYEPEEILERDEEIDQYANALQDVVDGWEPDNVFVYGKTGVGKTAVTRYMMDALEYEAEDREGVDDVVSVEVNCHHHPSSYQAAIALVNELRADTDRDPLTTGLSTSDVLNALFDEIEAREGTVLIVLDEIDNLGDDDMLLYQLPRAKTNGNISDSQVAVVGISNDYTFRNDLSPKVQDTLCEREIKFPPYDANELVTILTDRAERGLRGDVLDDGVIPQCAALAARDRGSARQAIDLLRESVNVAVEDGREVVSEEDVDTAVERVERGRIKDSIKDLTTHGQYVLLAVTQISVSGETPARAKELYEVYEDVAAEYAAEPLSQRSVHDHLNDLSMLGFLRQHDRNYGRGGGQFFEYELDVDAEMVREAMADETD from the coding sequence ATGAAGACGCCGTTCCGTGACCGCGTCGAGCTGTTCACCAACAAGGACGTCCTCAAGGATCACTACGAGCCCGAGGAAATCCTCGAACGCGACGAGGAGATCGACCAGTACGCCAACGCCCTCCAAGACGTGGTCGACGGCTGGGAGCCCGACAACGTCTTCGTCTACGGGAAGACCGGCGTCGGGAAGACCGCCGTGACGCGGTACATGATGGACGCCCTCGAATACGAGGCCGAAGACCGCGAGGGCGTCGACGACGTGGTGAGCGTCGAAGTCAACTGCCACCACCACCCCTCGTCGTATCAGGCCGCAATCGCGCTCGTGAACGAACTCCGCGCGGACACCGACCGCGACCCGCTCACTACGGGGCTGTCGACGTCGGACGTGCTGAACGCGCTGTTCGACGAAATCGAAGCACGAGAGGGAACCGTGCTCATCGTGCTCGACGAAATCGACAACCTCGGCGACGACGACATGCTGCTCTACCAGTTGCCGCGCGCGAAGACGAACGGCAACATCTCCGACTCGCAGGTCGCGGTCGTCGGCATCTCCAACGACTACACGTTCCGCAACGACCTCTCGCCGAAAGTGCAGGACACGCTCTGCGAGCGCGAAATCAAGTTCCCGCCGTACGACGCGAACGAACTCGTCACGATTCTCACCGACCGCGCCGAGCGCGGCCTCCGCGGCGACGTTCTCGACGACGGCGTCATCCCGCAGTGTGCGGCGCTCGCAGCCCGTGACCGGGGAAGTGCGCGACAGGCGATCGACTTGCTCCGGGAGTCTGTCAACGTCGCTGTCGAAGACGGCCGGGAAGTCGTCTCCGAGGAAGATGTCGACACGGCGGTCGAGCGCGTCGAACGCGGCCGTATCAAGGACTCCATCAAGGACCTCACGACGCACGGCCAGTACGTTCTGCTCGCGGTCACACAGATATCGGTCAGCGGGGAGACGCCGGCCCGCGCGAAGGAACTCTACGAGGTGTACGAGGACGTCGCCGCGGAGTACGCGGCCGAACCGTTGAGCCAGCGTAGTGTCCACGACCACCTCAACGACCTCTCGATGCTGGGATTCCTCCGCCAGCACGACCGCAACTACGGGCGCGGCGGCGGCCAGTTCTTCGAGTACGAACTCGACGTCGACGCGGAGATGGTGCGAGAAGCGATGGCCGACGAAACCGATTGA